Within the Thermoplasmata archaeon genome, the region TCTCATCTCTCCAATTCATGGGCCCGCTTAAGTTTGCGCCTGTATACGCCATAGCGGTCCTCCGGGGAGTATCGCGGCGGCATCGGATTCCCGGCGGCATGGCCGCAAGCCGGGCAAACATCCTTCAACGTGTACCGACCGCAAGCCCCACACTTCTTCATGACGGACCGCATCGCGCCTCAATCCTTCCGGTGGAACTTCGCCTCGCCGCCCTTCGCGGTCACGGCCTTGATCACGCGGGCCGCCGCCTTCTGGATCTCTTCCTCGGCCGTCTTGTAGTCCGGCGCGCGCACGACGAGCCGGTAGCGGGGCGCGCCGATGTACTGGACCGCGACGCTCACGCCATCGTGCTCCATCGCCGCCTTCGTGAGCGCCTCGCGGAGGTGGACCGCGCCGTCCGGACAGAAGTCGGTCGCCTCGACGTAGCCGTCGATCATCACGTGCGGCGGGATGATGTTCTCCCGCGCGACCTCGACGAACGTC harbors:
- a CDS encoding RNA-protein complex protein Nop10, with the translated sequence MRSVMKKCGACGRYTLKDVCPACGHAAGNPMPPRYSPEDRYGVYRRKLKRAHELER